A portion of the Tachyglossus aculeatus isolate mTacAcu1 chromosome 12 unlocalized genomic scaffold, mTacAcu1.pri SUPER_6_unloc_2, whole genome shotgun sequence genome contains these proteins:
- the LOC119921407 gene encoding olfactory receptor 1G1-like — translation MERGNQTGISEFLLLGLSDRAEQQELLFILFLWMYLLGFLGSLFIILAIGSDPHLHTPMYFFLTNLSLADVCLLSTTVPNMLVNIQTHSKSISYAGCLVQIYFFFLFISLDHFLLTGMAYDRYVAICHPLHYTTIMSPWLCVLMVSGSWIISSLYALTHTLMVLRLSFCADNKIHHFFCEPTQIIKLSCTDPLINEVLLFVLGALLGLGPLTGLLFSYNRIFSTILRIPSARGRYKAFSTCGSHLSMVSLFYGTGIGVYFVPRSPHMARKESIVSVMYSVVTPMLNPFIYSLRNKDMKVALRKFISKKSGFFQRL, via the coding sequence atggagaggggaaaccaaaccggcatctcagaattcctcctcctgggactgtctgaCCGGGCAGAGCAGCAGGAGCTGCTCTTCATACTGtttctctggatgtacctgctcgggTTCCTGGGGAGCCTGTTCATCATCCTGGCTATTGGCtccgacccgcacctgcacacccccatgtacttcttcctcaccaacctctccctggccgacGTCTGTCTCctgtccaccacggtccccaaCATGCTGGTCAACATTCAGACCCACAGCAAATCCATATCCTACGCAGGGTGCCTGGTGCAAATATATTTCTTCTTTCTGTTCATAAGcctggaccactttctcctcaccgggatggcttatgaccgctacgtggccatatgccacccactccactacaccaccatcatgagtcCATGGCTCTGTGTCCTGATGGTTTCTGGCTCTTGGATCATCAGCAGTCTCTATGCTCTGACACATACTTTAATGGTGCTTCGACTATCCTTCTGTGCAGACAATAAAatccatcacttcttctgtgaacctACTCAGATCATAAAACTTTCCTGCACTGATCCACTCATCAATGAAGTATTGCTCTTTGTTCTTGGAGCTCTGTTAGGGCTAGGTCCCCTCACGGGCCTTCTGTTCTCTTACAATCGTATTTTCTCCACTATTTTGAGAATCCCATCTGCCAGGGGAAGGtataaagctttctccacctgtggctctcatctgTCCATGGTCTCTTTGTTCTATGGTACTGGCATTGGGGTCTACTTTGTCCCCCGGTCCCCCCACATGGCCAGGAAAGAATCTATAGTGTCGGTGATGTACTCGGTGgtgacccccatgctgaaccctttcatctacagcctgaggaacaaggatatgAAAGTGGCCCTGAGAAAATTCATCAGTAAGAAATCTGGCTTCTTCCAGAGACTGTAA